CAGCCTGCAGAGCCAGTTCGTGCTGGTGCTCGCCATGCTCGGCACCTATCTCGCGATGCGCCGGCTCAAGCCGCGCTACGCGATTCCACTGGTGCTGCTGGTCGGCACCGTCATCGCCGCACTGCAGGGCCAGTTGCACCTGGGTGAGGTGCACTGGCAACTGGCGTCGCCGGTGTTCACCATGCCGACGCTGTCGTGGCAGGCGCTGCTGTCTGTGGCGCTGCCGCTGTTCCTCGTCACCATGGCCTCGCAGAACATTCCCGGCGTGGCGGTGCTCAAGGCGTCGGACTATCACCCGCCGCTGTCGCCGGTGATTGCCAGCACCGGGCTGACCACGGTGCTGCTGGCCCCATTCGGCGCCTTCGCCATCAACCTCGCGGCCATCACCGCCGCGATCTGCATGGGTCGCGAGGCGCACGAGGACAAGGACAAGCGCTATATGGCCGCTGTCGCGGCGGGGGTGTTCTACGTGATCGTCGGCCTGTTCGGCGCCACCGTCGCCGCGCTGTTCGCCGCCTTCCCCAAGGAGCTGGTGCTGGCCCTGGCCGGGCTCGCGCTGATCAACACCATCGGCAATGGCCTGCTCGCCGCGGTAAAGGACGAAGCGCAGCGCGAGCCGGCGCTGATCACCTTCCTCGTCACCGCTTCGGGTCTGACGCTGTCCGGCATCGGCTCGGCGTTCTGGGGGCTGGTGGCGGGCGGCCTTGCCTATGTGGCGCTGAACTGGCGGCGTTGAGCTCGCCTACTTCCCAATGCAGAACTTGCTGAAGATCACGCCCAGCAAATCATCCGAAGTGAATTCGCCGGTGATTTCATTGAGCGCGTTCTGCGCGAGGCGCAGCTCTTCGGCAAGCAGTTCGATCTGTTGGTAGGCCACCGCTGCGGTGTCGAGGTGGGTACTGGCACGGCGGATGGCATCGAGGTGGCGCTCGCGGGCGATGAAGACGCCGTCGTCGCTGCCTCGCCAGCCCACGTGGTGCAGCAAGCGCTGGCGTAGCGCTTCCAGGCCCTCGCCGCCTTTGGCGGAGACGTGGACCACGTCACGGGCGACATCGCCGGGCACGTCGCCAGTGAGGTCGATCTTGTTGAACACGCGCAGTACCGGCAGCGCCTTGGGTAGGCGCGTGAGGATGTCGAGATCGTGCCGGGTAACCCCCTCGCGGCTGTCGACCAACAGCAGCGCCAGATCGGCCTTCTCGACCGCCGCCCAGGTGCGGGCGATGCCGATGCGCTCGACCGGGTCGTCGGTTTCGCGCAGGCCGGCGGTATCGATCACGTGTACGGGAACGCCATCGATCAGGATCAGCTCGCGCACCGTATCGCGGGTGGTGCCAGCGATCTCGGTGACGATGGCGATGTCTTCGCCCGCAAGGGCATTCATCAGGCTGGATTTGCCGACATTGGGCTGACCGATCAGCACCACGTGCATGCCTTCGCGCAGCAGCTTGCCCTGCGTTGCCGTCATCAGCACGCGGGCGAGCTGGCCCTGGATGGTGCCGAGCTGGCCGCGTGCGTCGGCGGCGGCGAGGAAGTCGATGTCCTCCTCGGGGAAATCCAGCGTGGCCTCGACCAGCATGCGCAGATGGATCAACGCGTCGACCAGCGCGCGTACTTCCAGCGAGAACGCACCGTCGAGCGATTTGAGCGCGGAGCGCGCAGCGGCCTCCGATTGCGCGTCAATCAGGTCAGCCACCGCCTCAGCCTGGGCGAGGTCAAGCTTGCCATTGAGGAAGGCACGCTTGGAGAACTCGCCGGGCTCGGCGTGGCGCGCACCGAGCTCGATGCAGCGCTTGAGCAGCATGTTCATCACTACCGGACCGCCATGGCCCTGGATCTCCAGCACATCCTCGCCAGTGAAGGAGTTGGGGCCGGGGAAAAACAGTGCGAGGCCCTCGTCGATGGCACTGGTGTCGGCCGCGCGAAAGCGGGCGAAATGGGCGTGGCGGGCGGTGAGTGGCCGGCCGATCAGGCCTTCGACGATGGCGTCGAGCCGGCGACCGGACACGCGGATCACACCGACGCCGCCGCGACCGGGCGCGGTGGCAATGGCGGCGATGGGCTCAGGGATATACAGCATGGTGCAAAAAATCTGGATCGGGGCCACAACGGCGCAAGCCTATCACATGCTGCAACCGCACATGAGCCGTGGCGTGCAACAAAAAACCGCCCCGGAGGGCGGTTTCTGTGGCATTTGGATCAAGCTGGCTTGGCTTCGGCCTTGTCGATCTGCCGGGTAATCCACCATTGCTGCAGGATGGACAGGCAGTTGTTCACCACCCAGTAGATCACGAGGCCGGCCGGGAAGAAGAAGAAGAACACGCTGAACGCCAGCGGCATGATCTTCATCATCTTGGCCTGCATCGGATCGGGCGGGGGCGGCGACAGCAGCGTCTGCACGTACATCGACACCGTCATCAGTACCGGCAGCACGTAGAACGGATCCTTCAGCGACAGGTCGGTGATCCACAGGATCCACGGCGCCTGGCGCAGCTCGACGGCGGCCAGTAGCGCCCAGTACAGCGCGATGAACACGGGGATCTGCACCAGCATCGGCAGGCAACCACCGAGCGGGTTCACCTTCTCCGTTTTGTACATGTCCATCACGGCCTGCTGGAACTTCATCTTGTCGTCGCCGTACCGCTCCTTCATCTGCTGCATGCGCGGAGCCAGCTTGCGCATCTTGGCCATGGAACGGTAGCTGGCCGAAGCCAGCGGGTAGAACGCCAACTTGATCAGCACGGTGAGCAGCACAATCGCCCAGCCCCAGTTGCCGACCACCTTGTGGATCTGGTCCAGCACCCAGAACAGCGGACGAGAGAACACGGTGAAATAGCCGTAGTCCTTGACCAGATCAAAATCTGTCGCAACATCGTTGAGAATCCGAGTTTCCTGCGGGCCGACGAACAGCGGCACGCTGGTCTCGAACTTGCCGCCGGCAGCAATCTGCGGCAGGCGCACGATCAAACCGGCCGAGTAGAGGCCGTCGGACAGGCGCTTGACTTCGTATTCGCACGGCTTGGCACCGCACACAGACGGCTGACCC
This region of Chitinolyticbacter meiyuanensis genomic DNA includes:
- the mnmE gene encoding tRNA uridine-5-carboxymethylaminomethyl(34) synthesis GTPase MnmE, translated to MLYIPEPIAAIATAPGRGGVGVIRVSGRRLDAIVEGLIGRPLTARHAHFARFRAADTSAIDEGLALFFPGPNSFTGEDVLEIQGHGGPVVMNMLLKRCIELGARHAEPGEFSKRAFLNGKLDLAQAEAVADLIDAQSEAAARSALKSLDGAFSLEVRALVDALIHLRMLVEATLDFPEEDIDFLAAADARGQLGTIQGQLARVLMTATQGKLLREGMHVVLIGQPNVGKSSLMNALAGEDIAIVTEIAGTTRDTVRELILIDGVPVHVIDTAGLRETDDPVERIGIARTWAAVEKADLALLLVDSREGVTRHDLDILTRLPKALPVLRVFNKIDLTGDVPGDVARDVVHVSAKGGEGLEALRQRLLHHVGWRGSDDGVFIARERHLDAIRRASTHLDTAAVAYQQIELLAEELRLAQNALNEITGEFTSDDLLGVIFSKFCIGK
- a CDS encoding benzoate/H(+) symporter BenE family transporter, whose amino-acid sequence is MRLIEDFSLSAVVAGFVTVLVGFTSSAVIVFQAAQALGAGPAEIASWMWALGLAMGLTSIVLSLRYRVPVVTAWSTPGAALLVTSVAGISMPEAIGAFIVCGVLITIAGATGWFERAMARVPVAIASAMLAGVLLRFGMAAFTSLQSQFVLVLAMLGTYLAMRRLKPRYAIPLVLLVGTVIAALQGQLHLGEVHWQLASPVFTMPTLSWQALLSVALPLFLVTMASQNIPGVAVLKASDYHPPLSPVIASTGLTTVLLAPFGAFAINLAAITAAICMGREAHEDKDKRYMAAVAAGVFYVIVGLFGATVAALFAAFPKELVLALAGLALINTIGNGLLAAVKDEAQREPALITFLVTASGLTLSGIGSAFWGLVAGGLAYVALNWRR
- the yidC gene encoding membrane protein insertase YidC, encoding MDTKRLILFIALSFGILFAWQKWMDHRYPPAAKAPATASSSAPAGSELPQAGKDTAATTATAPDSGRLQSGQRIHVKTDLLDVEIDTIGADLRRVALLKHGTQGKPEQPFLLLNDGKDQTYVAQTGLLGDGLPTHRATFKADASQYALANGQDTLAVRLTAPGPDGVQIAKVYTFKRGSYLVDVKYEIVNGGSKPLAASAYYRLLRDGHVENPGFFGTHTFTGPAVYTQAAKFQTLAFNKIDKGEADYVKQAPDGWVAMVQHYFASAWIASPKGQPSVCGAKPCEYEVKRLSDGLYSAGLIVRLPQIAAGGKFETSVPLFVGPQETRILNDVATDFDLVKDYGYFTVFSRPLFWVLDQIHKVVGNWGWAIVLLTVLIKLAFYPLASASYRSMAKMRKLAPRMQQMKERYGDDKMKFQQAVMDMYKTEKVNPLGGCLPMLVQIPVFIALYWALLAAVELRQAPWILWITDLSLKDPFYVLPVLMTVSMYVQTLLSPPPPDPMQAKMMKIMPLAFSVFFFFFPAGLVIYWVVNNCLSILQQWWITRQIDKAEAKPA